In methanogenic archaeon ISO4-H5, the following are encoded in one genomic region:
- a CDS encoding glutamyl-tRNA reductase HemA, with product MIVSVHVTYVSAGGTAGLNNVVTILEKNVPKQVESMDSILEHVIVRTCNRFELYVACYDNDKVRHTLREFFQKLVPSSDITYILEDKDSIKHLFRVVCGLDSLIVGEDQIQHQVRECYMKAKADGHVDGILSKLFDKAMIVGKRVRTETALNKGAVSVGSAAVELAESKIGDLSGKGITILGAGDMASVIAKNLIGKNLGTVIVSNRTYSRALELSNELGGTAVSMDRLVDAIGASDVVLVATGAPHTVLHKPVIAEAMSRRPERTLLVIDVSIPHNADVDITEVPNVALENMDSLESIAQHNVELRTKEISSAEKIVTQEIAKLEKERKEEAANEIIRLIGLKLADIREHELEFALARNGSATPEELMESLSKAIINKITADVYSNLRKASREGDLTYCETVANVFGVRE from the coding sequence GTGATCGTCAGCGTACACGTAACCTATGTATCGGCGGGAGGAACCGCCGGACTCAACAATGTGGTCACCATCCTGGAGAAGAACGTACCCAAGCAGGTGGAGTCCATGGACAGCATCCTGGAACATGTGATTGTTCGGACCTGCAACAGGTTTGAGCTCTATGTCGCCTGCTACGACAACGACAAGGTGAGGCACACCCTGAGGGAGTTCTTCCAGAAGCTGGTCCCCTCTTCCGATATCACATACATCCTCGAGGACAAGGACAGTATCAAGCACCTGTTCAGGGTGGTCTGCGGTCTGGATTCCCTCATAGTGGGGGAGGACCAGATTCAGCACCAGGTGAGGGAATGCTACATGAAGGCCAAGGCCGACGGCCATGTGGACGGCATCCTTTCCAAACTCTTCGACAAGGCGATGATCGTCGGCAAGAGGGTCAGGACCGAGACCGCGCTCAACAAGGGTGCGGTATCCGTAGGTTCCGCCGCCGTGGAACTCGCCGAATCCAAGATCGGTGACCTCTCAGGCAAGGGAATCACCATCCTCGGTGCCGGAGACATGGCATCCGTCATCGCCAAGAACCTGATCGGCAAGAACCTCGGTACCGTCATCGTCTCCAACCGTACCTACAGCCGCGCTTTGGAACTTTCAAATGAGCTCGGAGGTACCGCGGTGAGCATGGACCGTCTGGTGGACGCCATCGGAGCGAGCGATGTGGTGCTAGTAGCAACCGGTGCTCCGCACACGGTGCTCCACAAGCCGGTCATCGCAGAGGCCATGTCCCGCCGTCCCGAGAGGACGCTCCTGGTCATTGACGTTTCCATCCCGCACAATGCCGACGTAGATATCACCGAGGTGCCCAATGTGGCCCTCGAGAACATGGATTCCCTGGAATCCATCGCTCAGCACAATGTGGAACTCCGTACCAAGGAGATATCCTCCGCGGAGAAGATCGTAACACAGGAGATAGCCAAGCTCGAGAAGGAGCGCAAGGAAGAGGCGGCCAACGAGATCATACGCCTCATCGGCCTCAAACTGGCCGATATAAGGGAGCACGAACTGGAGTTCGCGCTTGCCCGCAACGGTTCCGCCACACCGGAGGAACTGATGGAGAGCCTTTCCAAGGCAATCATAAACAAGATCACCGCCGACGTCTACAGCAACCTCAGGAAGGCCTCCCGCGAGGGGGACCTGACCTATTGCGAGACGGTGGCAAACGTTTTCGGAGTGAGGGAGTGA
- a CDS encoding precorrin-2 dehydrogenase encodes MGVEMDKILMSPLLLSPGNRKVTVFGGGRVALRKCQHFEGFHIKVVAEDVLPELRDLADDVILEKVDPETAGRHMDGADIVVAATSDHSLNDSIRDISMGKGIMTNSAHGGGDLLIPSVLHRDGYTVTVSSEGRVPAFPPYVIRMIDGFLDESYDRMLALLMRVRPVIKERIAEQPDRARFLADILADEEIWDLLRSGKEEEAFGMAMSKGGLQ; translated from the coding sequence ATGGGTGTAGAGATGGACAAGATACTGATGTCTCCCCTGCTCCTGTCTCCCGGGAATAGGAAAGTAACCGTGTTCGGGGGCGGAAGAGTCGCGCTTCGCAAATGTCAGCATTTCGAGGGTTTTCATATCAAGGTCGTTGCCGAAGACGTTCTTCCCGAACTCAGGGATCTGGCGGACGATGTGATTCTGGAGAAAGTGGATCCCGAGACTGCCGGCAGGCATATGGACGGAGCGGACATCGTCGTCGCCGCGACTTCGGATCATTCTCTCAACGATTCCATCCGCGACATCTCGATGGGCAAGGGCATCATGACAAATTCTGCCCACGGGGGCGGAGACCTCCTCATACCTTCTGTCCTTCACAGGGACGGATATACAGTCACCGTATCCTCCGAGGGACGTGTCCCGGCCTTCCCGCCTTACGTCATCCGTATGATCGACGGATTCCTCGACGAATCCTACGATAGGATGCTGGCACTTCTGATGAGGGTGAGGCCTGTCATCAAAGAACGTATCGCCGAACAGCCTGACCGCGCCCGGTTCCTGGCAGACATCCTCGCCGATGAGGAGATATGGGATCTGCTCCGTTCAGGCAAAGAGGAAGAGGCTTTCGGCATGGCAATGAGCAAAGGTGGTCTGCAGTGA
- a CDS encoding rubredoxin has translation MAKYQCSICGEIYDEDIEKVKFDDLPDDWVCPLCRSPKSAFVLIGGEQKQAPKTEAPAEPAKEKPAPVEDSIAVDPALVRHDNGIIDEIRTISETGHSIGSAMETQMKVPAFDDILVLGAQLARFPLADDAEVSIRTVIGKDAEKPMVLETPVFVSHMSFGALSGNAKIALSKGSAMAKTAMCSGEGGALYDEMVAAYRYIYEYVPNKYSFTDEVLENSAAIEIKIGQGTKPGMGGHLPGKKVTPIIALMRGKPAGQDIHSPSRFPGIDSPEDLKGIVDMLRKRSHGLPIGVKIAAGHIEDDLEFISKSGCDFITIDGRGGATGSSPKFLRDASSVPTVYALARARRYMDEHGMKQQLIITGGLRTSRDVIKAIAMGADAVALASAPLMALGCQRYRACDSGKCPLGIATQDPELEKRLDVKKASQRVANYLNVTSEELKSFCRVTGHKNIHELSQDDLCTIDSEIAQATGIRHA, from the coding sequence ATGGCAAAATATCAGTGCTCGATATGCGGCGAGATTTACGACGAGGATATCGAGAAAGTGAAATTCGATGACCTCCCCGATGATTGGGTATGTCCCCTGTGCAGATCCCCCAAGAGCGCCTTCGTCCTCATAGGCGGAGAACAGAAACAGGCTCCAAAAACTGAAGCACCGGCCGAGCCTGCGAAGGAGAAACCGGCTCCCGTGGAAGACTCCATCGCCGTCGACCCCGCTCTCGTCAGACATGACAACGGTATCATCGACGAGATCCGTACCATCTCCGAGACCGGACACAGCATCGGTTCCGCCATGGAAACCCAGATGAAGGTTCCCGCATTCGATGACATACTGGTCTTGGGGGCACAGCTGGCACGTTTCCCTCTGGCGGACGATGCCGAGGTCAGCATACGCACCGTTATCGGTAAGGATGCGGAGAAACCCATGGTCCTCGAGACCCCCGTTTTCGTTTCCCACATGAGCTTCGGAGCACTGTCGGGGAACGCCAAGATCGCACTCTCCAAAGGCAGCGCTATGGCCAAGACCGCCATGTGCAGCGGAGAGGGCGGAGCACTCTACGACGAGATGGTCGCGGCCTACAGATACATCTACGAGTACGTCCCCAACAAGTACAGTTTCACCGACGAGGTCCTGGAGAACTCGGCGGCCATCGAGATCAAGATCGGGCAGGGCACCAAACCCGGAATGGGCGGACACCTCCCCGGAAAGAAGGTCACCCCCATCATCGCGCTGATGAGGGGCAAACCCGCGGGACAGGACATCCACAGCCCCTCCCGCTTCCCCGGCATCGACAGCCCCGAGGACCTCAAGGGAATCGTCGACATGCTGAGGAAGAGGAGTCACGGACTCCCCATCGGAGTGAAGATCGCGGCGGGACACATAGAGGACGACCTGGAATTCATCTCGAAATCGGGATGTGACTTCATCACAATCGACGGAAGGGGCGGAGCGACCGGTTCCTCGCCCAAGTTCCTGAGGGATGCCTCCTCGGTACCGACCGTCTATGCCCTGGCCAGGGCCAGGAGATACATGGACGAGCACGGTATGAAACAGCAGCTCATCATCACCGGCGGCCTCAGGACCAGCCGCGATGTGATCAAGGCCATAGCTATGGGTGCCGATGCGGTCGCTCTCGCATCCGCTCCCCTGATGGCACTCGGCTGTCAGAGGTATAGGGCATGCGACAGCGGAAAATGCCCGCTCGGAATCGCCACCCAGGATCCCGAACTCGAGAAGAGACTCGATGTGAAGAAGGCCTCCCAGAGGGTGGCCAACTACCTGAACGTCACCTCTGAGGAACTGAAATCGTTCTGCCGTGTCACCGGACACAAGAACATCCACGAGCTGTCACAGGATGATCTGTGCACCATCGATTCGGAGATCGCACAGGCCACCGGCATCAGGCACGCCTGA